One window from the genome of Flavobacteriales bacterium encodes:
- a CDS encoding DNA-directed RNA polymerase subunit omega has protein sequence MAYRDSTAEKTTITRDLDSLSQPAQGNIYESIVVFSKRANQINTELKEELSSKLEEFASSTDNLEEIFENREQIEVSRFYERLPKPGAMAVQEFEEGKVSWKAKEK, from the coding sequence ATGGCATATAGAGATAGCACAGCAGAAAAAACAACAATTACAAGAGATTTAGACAGCTTGTCGCAACCAGCACAAGGTAATATCTATGAATCGATTGTTGTCTTTTCTAAAAGAGCGAATCAAATTAATACTGAATTAAAAGAGGAGTTATCTTCTAAGTTAGAAGAGTTTGCTTCTTCTACTGATAATTTAGAAGAGATTTTTGAAAACAGAGAACAAATTGAGGTTTCTCGTTTTTATGAAAGACTTCCTAAGCCAGGAGCAATGGCAGTTCAAGAGTTTGAAGAAGGAAAAGTTTCTTGGAAAGCAAAAGAAAAATAA